One genomic region from Diabrotica undecimpunctata isolate CICGRU chromosome 9, icDiaUnde3, whole genome shotgun sequence encodes:
- the LOC140450882 gene encoding zinc finger BED domain-containing protein 5-like, which yields MGAQVRTFLIDSNVALGDRLCNEHWLIKLAYLTDIFNKVTEVSLSLQEKTITVFNANDKIQAYRKKLIFWTKSAKNKNLDSFSLITEFREELESDIAEAAFSEFHTHLLSLLVNFHNYFTEEFHDKIKENFWLQIHTFQC from the coding sequence ATGGGAGCTCAAGTTAGAACATTCCTAATTGACAGCAATGTTGCCTTGGGTGATCGATTGTGTAACGAGCATTGGTTAATTAAATTGGCATATTtaacagatatttttaataaggtCACTGAAGTCAGTCTCTCACTTCAGGAAAAGACAATAACTGTCTTTAACGCCAATGATAAAATACAAGCGTATaggaagaaattaattttttggaCAAAATCGGCGAAAAATAAAAATCTGGATAGCTTTTCACTAATCACCGAATTTAGAGAAGAACTGGAATCAGACATAGCTGAAGCTGCCTTTAGTGAGTTCCACACTCATCTGTTAAGTTTACTCGTAAACTTCCATAATTATTTTACTGAGGAATTCCAcgacaaaattaaagaaaacttctGGTTGCAGATCCATACCTTCCAATGTTAA
- the LOC140450883 gene encoding uncharacterized protein — translation MSETLLCIKGSLAINGTGDVKLANNVGAFLFDSCTYSESAREMETVRDPGIISAVRAMTCYTQEDSNYMVMAGWNYPKDPILHAADHSFNIQIPLKHIFNIFNDYPMITCGRQTIRLARARNDNDCIIVKEKTQGQVTTVKINITNIELRVKHIFPNDDIKLELMKSIQQDQPIVIPFRKWELHELPAITKGARREVWAVKTSTSVERPSYVIVFFQTNKRDKNSADPTLFDNVDIQSIRLSLNGEYWPNERMQLDFSKTDYNEAYFNYTEFYPSYIHSQQKRPLLVLKNKKKA, via the coding sequence ATGAGCGAAACCTTGTTATGCATTAAAGGATCACTCGCAATAAACGGAACTGGCGACGTCAAACTAGCAAATAATGTGGGTGCTTTTCTTTTCGATTCGTGTACGTACAGCGAAAGCGCAAGGGAGATGGAAACAGTGCGGGATCCTGGTATCATAAGTGCTGTACGTGCCATGACATGTTACACTCAAGAAGATTCCAATTATATGGTTATGGCAGGCTGGAATTACCCTAAAGATCCCATTCTACATGCTGCAGATCATTCATTCAACATACAGATACCTCTTAAACATATAttcaacattttcaatgattaCCCAATGATTACGTGCGGTCGACAAACAATAAGACTAGCTCGAGCTCGAAACGACAACGATtgcataattgtcaaagaaaaaactcaagGCCAAGTTACAACTGTTAAGATTAACATCACTAACATTGAGCTTAGAGTCAAGCAcatatttcccaatgatgatattaaattggaacttatgaAATCCATTCAACAAGATCAACCTATAGTTATTCCATTTAGAAAGTGGGAATTACATGAATTACCTGCCATTACCAAAGGCGCCAGACGTGAAGTTTGGGCCGTTAAAACTAGCACATCAGTTGAAAGACCTAgttatgtcattgttttctttcaaaccaacaaACGTGACAAGAATTCAGCCGATCCCACCTTATTTGACAATGTTGATATTCAAAGTATCAGATTATCCTTAAATGGAGAATATTGGCCGAACGAGAGAATGCAGTTGGATTTTAGCAAAACTGACTACAATGAGGCCTATTTCAATTATACTGAATTCTATCCTAGCTACATACATTCCCAACAAAAGCGTCCTCTGCTCGTCCtcaaaaacaagaagaaagcatga